In Microbacterium sp. No. 7, the genomic window CGTCGACCGCGCCGAAGCGCAGCTGGTCCATCACCGCGACGGGGCGGGCCCCCATCGAGATGATGTCGCGCACGATGCCGCCGACACCGGTCGCCGCGCCCTGGAACGGCTCGATGTACGACGGGTGGTTGTGGCTCTCGACCTTGAAGGTGACCGCCCAGCCCTCGCCGATGTCGATCACGCCCGCGTTCTGCCCCATGCCGACCATGAGGTTCTTCTTCATCTCGTCGGTCATGTCGCGACCGAACTCGCGCAGGTGCACCTTGGAGGACTTGTAGGAGCAGTGCTCGCTCCACATCACCGAGTACATCGCCAGCTCGCCGCTCGTGGGCCGGCGGCCGAGGATCTCGCGGATCTTCGCGTACTCGTCGTCCTTGAGGCCCAGGGCGCCGTACGGCTGCTCCTTCTCAGGGGTGGCGATCGCGTTTTCGACGGTGTCTGCGACGGGGGTGCTCACGCGGCTGAACTCCTGAATGTTGGGATGCCGGACGTGACAATGCTACTAAATCCCCCTGATCAGGATTTTATCTGGATTCGGAAACCCCATATAAGAGGGAGTTCATTGCCCCGCAATGGCGAGGAGCACTTTACTGACGATGATGCCCCGTATAAGAGGGAAGGATCATCCTCGCGTGGGCGAGGAGTCGAGCGCGCATCCAAAGCTCTCAGCTCATCGTCTCACGCCTCGACAATCTAGCGTGCCCGACGTCGCGCTGCCTTGCTCCATCCGGTACGAGAGGGCTGCCCTGCTTTGCTGGCCGATTCCCTAGGAGGCCCGTCCGTGCTGGGTCGCAGCATCAGCGTGATGCCATCGATGTCGACGGGCTCCCAGTGATGGCCGTGCACGAGGAAGGACAGGCCTTGCTCATTGCGGGCAGAGAAGACCATGATCGCGCGTCCAGTCCGCACCATCTCAATTGTGCGCTGCCACATCAGCTCTCGGACGCGCCGCGAGACGCGACCGACGAACACGCCGGCGGAGATCTCCAGCAGCCAGCGGGTGAGGTAGCCGCGGAGGCCAGGTGGGCAGGCCGAGAGCACCAGCACGACCATCAGAGATCGGTCCCGTATCCGGTGCCCGCGGCGACGCTGCGCTGCGAGCCGTCCCAGAGCCGCACGACGTTCTCGGCGAGCTCGTCGTCTGCAGCATCCTCGTTGTCCGGCAGGAGCAGATGACGGATGTCGTGCACGCACCGGTCGAGAAACGCTCCGCCGTGCATCTGATCGCGCAGGGCCCGCCGGGCCTCGGCTCCGATGTCGAACGGCTCCTCCTTGGCGAGGTCGAAGGCGAGCGGGATCGTGAGATCAGCCTTGTAGAGATCGGCGATGTCGTACACGAAGGAGCGCACGTGCCCGGTGTGCACGAAGCCGAGCCCGGGCGAGCAGCCGAGGGCCACGATCACCGAGTGCACGACGCCGTACAGGCTGATGTTGGCTGCGGAGAGGGCCTGGTTCACCGGATCGCTGCTCTCGAACGACTCCACGTCGTAGTCGCGACCGCTCCACTTCACGCCGGTGCGGCGCGAGTGCTCGCGGTATGCACGGCGGATGCGGGCGCCTTCCCTGCCGCGAAGCTGCTGCATCGTGAGCCCTGTGGTGTCCTCCCCGGGAAACCGCATGGCGTACATCTCGCGCGCGACCCGCAGGCGCGCGGACTGGTTGGTGACGAGCTTCGCCTGTGCCTCGAGGAACCGCGAGCTGTGCGCGAGCGAGCGCCCGTGTGCGTAATAGCGCACGCCCTCCTCGCCCACCCACACCACGGTCGACCCGCTCTCGGCCATCAGCACCATCGCCTGCTGCGACACGGTCGTGCCGGGACCGAGCATGAGGGCGCCGAGGGTGGCCGCCGGGATGTGGATCACACCGCGCTCATCGGTCGCCGTGATCGCGTTCGCGTCGCGGTGGATCTTGCAGCGCTCCAGATAGATGAAGGTCAGACGATCCTGCGCACGCACCAGCTCAGGGAGCGAGGGTGGCTTCGGTCCCTTCGCCATGGCGTCACCGCACCGGCGCGATCGTCATCAGACCGCATCCGTAGCCCTTCGCGCGGCCGATGCCGTGACCGAGCGCGTGAACGAACCGGTCGCGGTCGGTCACGATCAGGCGCCCCTCATAGGTGGCGACCCGCAGGGTGACCGCGGTCTCCCTGCGGGTGAAGCTGAGGGTGCGTCGGTCTTTGACGAGCAGAGCGTGCGCCGGATCGGCATCCGGGCCTGTTTCGACCTCATCGGGGCCGAGCAGGTCGATGTGGATGCCGAGGCGTTCTTGCCGATCCAGAAGCCACTGCTCCTGCTGGCGCACCGTGACGTGGCCGTACACCTTGCCGCGGGTGCCCCCGGGGAGTCGTTCGCTGCGCACCGGGTTCGCGGTGAGACGGAACAGATAGCGATGGTCGTTCTCGACGCGCTCCAGGAGCGGCGCGTAGGGCCGCACCTGCCAGCTGTCCTCCCGGGTCGGCCACCCCGCCTGCTCCGCGATGTGCGTGAGGTCGGGAGGCTCCGGGCTCACGATGTACAGGTGAGTACGGTGCGGCTCGGCGTCGAGGCGCCAGAGCACGCGACCAGTGTCGCGGGGACTCGGATCGGGGAATGCGGCGAGCACCGCCGCGTGCAGCGCGTGAGGGGACGTGAGCAGAGGCCGACCGGTGCGGCGCGCAGGATTGAGCTGGATGCGGGACAGGAACATCAGACCTCCTTGTCGCTCACGAGGAGCATGGGGTCGTGCGCAGGCGGGGCGAAGCCGCGGCGCGGGGCGGAGGCGCCCACGCCGCTCCACCTGGCGGCGCCGGGCTCGGCGGCATCCGCTTCGGGCTCGACACCGGGGGTGGGGATGCTGAGAAACCGCACGTCGCGCCAGGCATAGCGACGTCGGCGCGGATCGAAGCTCACCGGAACGTCTTCGAGGCTCAGATCGGCCTGCTCGTCGGACGCGGCGTCGACGAGCGCGTCGAGGGCTGCGGGCACCACCTGCCGATCAGCGCGCCGTCCGCCCTTCGCGGCACCCTGCCAGGGGTGGCTGTGGAGCGCATCGAGCAGCGACGCATCGATGACGTCGGCAGGAACGGGGCCGGCCGGCGGAAAGGCGCGGCGGCCGAGATACAGCGGGTAGCGCGGGGCGCTGAGCGCCTCGCGCAACTCGGCGATCAGAGCGGCATCCGTGCTCTCCAGGCCCGCCACGAACACGGCATCCGCTAGGTACGCGCGATACGACAGTGGCATCGAGGTCTTCCCGTCGAGGGTGCGCGCGGTCTGGAAGTCGGTCTCGACACGCCCTGGCCGGTCGATGCGGACCCCGAAGCGGATGTCATCGAAGCGGTCGAGGGGCTCGGTGCGATCCATGCCGAGGGCGGCGGCGACCAGCCCGAGCACGCCGCTGCGCGTCGGCGCCCGCTCAGTGCCGCGGGTCGCGAACCGGCTGCGCGAGCCCCAGGCCTGCTGCGGGCCGCGCAGGGTGAGCAGCAGCGTCTGTGCGCTCACGACTGTCCTTCGAGGCGCTCCGCGACAGCCGATCCGAGCCTGGTGACGGCGTCGTCGAGCGACACCCGCTCTCCGAGGGCGTCGAGTGCCTCGGTCGCAGCGCCCGTGCGCACGACCCACGTCGACACGGGAGTCGTGCCGTAGGCGGCGTCTATCTGCTGGGCTTCGTCGGCGAGCCGCTCGCTGGCCAGGCGGAGGCGCGGCTGCTCGGTGATGGCCTCCTCGAACGCACCGGCGAGGTTCACCGGCTGCGTGTTGCGGATGCTGATCACCACGGCGTTGGGCAGGGTGCGGTTCGCGAAGGTGTTCTGCTTGCCGGTGGGCATGCTGGTGGTGAAGGCGCGGACGAAGGCCTCCACAGCGCGGACCGCGGCCTTCGCGTCACCGAGGTTGCGCTGCAGTGCATCCACGTCGACGGTCGCGTACCGGTACAGCGTCGATGCGTTGAACTCGACCGTGCCGATCATGCCGGCGCCGGCGTCCTCCTCGCTGTCGGCGTTCTTGTGGTCGTCGACGGCCGTGAAGTAGTCGAACTCGTTGTCGACGGGATGCACGCTGATCGCGTGCGCGACCTGGCAGGCGGCGTCGACATTGAGATCGCTCGAGTCGGCGACCATGCGCCCGAACAGCGCGAGGTCGATGGAGTTGCCCTCGGTGAGCGCCTTCTTCACGCCATCGCCCTTGAGCTGAGCCTTCGGATCGTCGGCCCTGTCGGCCTCGATGCACATGTCGGCGACCTGATCGAGCTGGCGAGAGCTGAGGAAGAGGAGGTAGCCCGACTCGTCGGGGAGCGGGCTCTCCGGGGTGGAGCGGCGCGGCGCGCTCAGCTTGATACCGGCGGCGGTGAAGGCGAGGCCGGCGAGCTCCTGTGCGCGCTCCGCGCTGATCTCCGGGCTGCGGGTCAGGATGCGCTCGCCGAGAAGCTCGACCACGCGCTTGGTGCGCACGCCGAGCTGCGAGCCGTCGAGCACGCTGTTGAACAGCAGCCTGGTGGGGCGTTTCCACGCCTGGCTCGATACGCGGGCGCGGCGGGTGCCGCCGTACACTGCGGACTTCGGGCTGCCGGTGTCGTCGCGGTTGAGGTTGCTCGGCGGGACCGTCTGCAGGATGTTGATGTCGACGATGGTGCGGGTCATGGTGGGCTCCTGGATCTTCGAGGTCAGTCGTTGTCGTCGGCGTCGTCGCCGTCTGAGTCTTCGGTCTCGGGGTCGTCTGCGTTGCGGACGCGGTAGAAGTCGCGTCCCCAGGCGAGGCGCACGCTGTCGGCCCCGGAGGGGAACTGCAGGTAGTAGAGATCGCGGGCGAA contains:
- the cas2e gene encoding type I-E CRISPR-associated endoribonuclease Cas2e gives rise to the protein MVVLVLSACPPGLRGYLTRWLLEISAGVFVGRVSRRVRELMWQRTIEMVRTGRAIMVFSARNEQGLSFLVHGHHWEPVDIDGITLMLRPSTDGPPRESASKAGQPSRTGWSKAARRRAR
- the cas1e gene encoding type I-E CRISPR-associated endonuclease Cas1e; amino-acid sequence: MRAQDRLTFIYLERCKIHRDANAITATDERGVIHIPAATLGALMLGPGTTVSQQAMVLMAESGSTVVWVGEEGVRYYAHGRSLAHSSRFLEAQAKLVTNQSARLRVAREMYAMRFPGEDTTGLTMQQLRGREGARIRRAYREHSRRTGVKWSGRDYDVESFESSDPVNQALSAANISLYGVVHSVIVALGCSPGLGFVHTGHVRSFVYDIADLYKADLTIPLAFDLAKEEPFDIGAEARRALRDQMHGGAFLDRCVHDIRHLLLPDNEDAADDELAENVVRLWDGSQRSVAAGTGYGTDL
- the cas6e gene encoding type I-E CRISPR-associated protein Cas6/Cse3/CasE, which encodes MFLSRIQLNPARRTGRPLLTSPHALHAAVLAAFPDPSPRDTGRVLWRLDAEPHRTHLYIVSPEPPDLTHIAEQAGWPTREDSWQVRPYAPLLERVENDHRYLFRLTANPVRSERLPGGTRGKVYGHVTVRQQEQWLLDRQERLGIHIDLLGPDEVETGPDADPAHALLVKDRRTLSFTRRETAVTLRVATYEGRLIVTDRDRFVHALGHGIGRAKGYGCGLMTIAPVR
- the cas5e gene encoding type I-E CRISPR-associated protein Cas5/CasD: MSAQTLLLTLRGPQQAWGSRSRFATRGTERAPTRSGVLGLVAAALGMDRTEPLDRFDDIRFGVRIDRPGRVETDFQTARTLDGKTSMPLSYRAYLADAVFVAGLESTDAALIAELREALSAPRYPLYLGRRAFPPAGPVPADVIDASLLDALHSHPWQGAAKGGRRADRQVVPAALDALVDAASDEQADLSLEDVPVSFDPRRRRYAWRDVRFLSIPTPGVEPEADAAEPGAARWSGVGASAPRRGFAPPAHDPMLLVSDKEV
- the cas7e gene encoding type I-E CRISPR-associated protein Cas7/Cse4/CasC; amino-acid sequence: MTRTIVDINILQTVPPSNLNRDDTGSPKSAVYGGTRRARVSSQAWKRPTRLLFNSVLDGSQLGVRTKRVVELLGERILTRSPEISAERAQELAGLAFTAAGIKLSAPRRSTPESPLPDESGYLLFLSSRQLDQVADMCIEADRADDPKAQLKGDGVKKALTEGNSIDLALFGRMVADSSDLNVDAACQVAHAISVHPVDNEFDYFTAVDDHKNADSEEDAGAGMIGTVEFNASTLYRYATVDVDALQRNLGDAKAAVRAVEAFVRAFTTSMPTGKQNTFANRTLPNAVVISIRNTQPVNLAGAFEEAITEQPRLRLASERLADEAQQIDAAYGTTPVSTWVVRTGAATEALDALGERVSLDDAVTRLGSAVAERLEGQS